In a single window of the Zea mays cultivar B73 chromosome 5, Zm-B73-REFERENCE-NAM-5.0, whole genome shotgun sequence genome:
- the LOC103626837 gene encoding uncharacterized protein: protein MGLGGRGVVGDRWSQRILWICALGSAVSLYFVAVERQAQNRARAVAEGLKALDGAGDDV from the exons ATGGGGCTGGGAGGCCGGGGCGTGGTGGGAGACAGGTGGTCGCAACGCATCCTCTGGATTTGCGCCCTGGGCAGCGCCGTGA GCCTCTACTTCGTGGCGGTGGAGAGGCAGGCTCAGAATCGTGCGCGGGCGGTGGCGGAGGGCCTCAAGGCGCTCGACGGCGCCGGGGATGACGTGTGA